The Virgibacillus phasianinus genome includes a window with the following:
- a CDS encoding DUF3231 family protein, with the protein MENNEYKKIELTSSEVSSLWTAYQADTMMIRGIQYFLVNIEDEDIKETLEFALNLIEEHKNGVEEIFTKEEYPIPQGFTEEDVNLDAPRLFTDKLYLEFILSMSGYTLAAYSAALSQAERTDIIDYFSKVLVNDQILHKKVKELAKEKGIFIRSPFIPKPEQVDFVDSTHFLKGWFTNRRPLLGVEISNLVFNARRNALGQGIITGFSQVARSKEVRQYFERGREISGKHMETLSNTLKECYLSSGAILSTPEVTDSKEAPFSDKYMMFLITTLIASSIGQYGIAISVSPRHDLGVQYSRLIAEIAKYSNLGAKLMINNGWMELPPIAADRKELAE; encoded by the coding sequence ATGGAAAACAATGAATATAAAAAAATCGAACTGACATCGTCTGAAGTTTCGAGTCTTTGGACAGCTTACCAGGCCGATACGATGATGATTCGCGGAATCCAATATTTTTTAGTTAATATTGAGGATGAAGATATTAAGGAGACACTTGAGTTTGCTTTAAATTTAATTGAAGAGCATAAAAATGGTGTTGAAGAAATCTTTACGAAAGAAGAATATCCAATCCCCCAAGGTTTTACAGAAGAGGATGTAAACTTAGATGCTCCTAGGCTCTTTACAGATAAGCTTTATTTAGAATTTATCTTAAGCATGTCTGGTTATACGTTAGCGGCATATAGTGCGGCGTTATCTCAAGCCGAACGAACCGATATTATTGATTATTTCTCAAAGGTATTAGTCAATGATCAGATCTTGCACAAGAAGGTAAAGGAACTAGCCAAAGAAAAGGGAATATTTATCCGTTCCCCGTTTATCCCTAAACCAGAACAGGTTGACTTTGTAGATTCTACACACTTTTTAAAAGGCTGGTTTACGAACAGAAGACCATTACTTGGTGTAGAAATTTCTAATCTTGTATTTAATGCACGAAGGAATGCATTGGGACAAGGTATTATAACTGGTTTCAGCCAGGTCGCACGCTCAAAGGAAGTCAGACAATATTTTGAACGCGGCAGAGAAATATCTGGTAAGCACATGGAAACTTTATCTAATACCTTGAAGGAGTGCTACCTTTCAAGCGGTGCTATACTATCCACACCGGAAGTAACTGATTCCAAGGAAGCGCCTTTTTCCGATAAATACATGATGTTCCTAATTACAACCCTAATTGCATCAAGTATAGGACAATATGGTATCGCAATATCCGTAAGCCCAAGGCATGATTTAGGTGTACAATACTCCCGGTTAATCGCAGAAATAGCTAAATACTCTAATCTTGGCGCAAAACTGATGATAAACAACGGTTGGATGGAGCTGCCACCGATAGCTGCAGATCGAAAGGAATTGGCCGAATAG
- a CDS encoding spore germination protein, with protein sequence MRRKKKKKAENEQEDFSIELVKELDKNLDNLKQMLEEPNDLVIRKFVVRGTAHHCAVVYIDGLVNTELIHNNIVKNVQIVNERKELPSQPEKLFEEIYWEIISASAIEKAKTLDDISKSLLYGDTIFYLDGVDQVMIMDTKGWESRAIEEPVSESVIRGPRSGFVENIRTNMMLVRRNIQDPNLRFKTRYVGRRSKKVLVFAYLDGVAHPDLIKEVNRRLDSIDMDDAPESGYVEQWIEDSFLSPFPQLSNTERPDATASAITQGKVAIMLDGTPFVLLAPFTLGNAFQSPEDYYERWTIGSLLRALRYLAAFIAMFVPALYIALVSYHQGMIPSKLAFSIAATRDGVPFPPFVEAILMAITMELLREAGARLPTTIGQTIGIVGGLVIGDAAVKAGIVSPVMVVVVALTAIASFTLPAYSVAISFRLVRFVFMFAAALLGLYGIILIYIMINIHIVNLKSMGVPYSSPFAPTFFRDWMDLVFRAPIPLLTKRPEYLKPNDSISADKGDKK encoded by the coding sequence ATGAGAAGAAAAAAGAAAAAGAAAGCTGAAAATGAACAAGAGGATTTTTCCATTGAATTAGTAAAAGAACTGGATAAAAATTTAGATAATCTTAAGCAAATGTTAGAGGAACCAAACGATTTAGTTATTCGAAAATTTGTTGTTCGTGGGACCGCCCATCATTGTGCTGTTGTGTATATAGATGGATTGGTAAACACGGAACTTATACATAACAACATTGTGAAGAATGTACAGATTGTAAATGAGCGTAAAGAATTACCATCCCAGCCGGAAAAACTATTTGAAGAAATATATTGGGAGATCATTTCGGCAAGTGCTATTGAAAAAGCAAAAACATTGGATGATATTTCGAAGTCCCTGCTATATGGCGATACCATCTTTTATTTAGATGGTGTCGATCAGGTAATGATTATGGACACGAAGGGCTGGGAATCACGCGCCATCGAGGAGCCTGTGTCAGAATCCGTAATTCGTGGCCCACGTTCCGGATTTGTCGAAAATATCCGGACGAATATGATGCTTGTTCGCCGCAACATTCAGGATCCCAACCTTCGTTTTAAAACGCGCTATGTGGGGAGACGTTCAAAAAAAGTATTAGTGTTTGCATATCTAGATGGGGTTGCCCATCCAGATCTTATCAAAGAAGTGAATCGACGGCTTGATTCAATCGATATGGATGATGCACCAGAGTCAGGTTATGTTGAACAATGGATTGAGGACAGTTTCCTGTCACCATTTCCTCAGCTTTCCAATACAGAAAGACCAGATGCAACTGCTTCTGCGATTACCCAGGGTAAGGTTGCCATTATGCTGGATGGAACACCATTTGTATTGTTAGCCCCCTTTACACTTGGTAATGCTTTTCAATCTCCGGAAGATTACTATGAACGCTGGACGATTGGATCCCTTTTGCGAGCATTACGGTACTTAGCTGCGTTTATTGCGATGTTTGTACCAGCACTTTATATTGCGCTAGTTTCTTACCACCAGGGAATGATTCCATCAAAACTGGCTTTTTCCATTGCTGCAACAAGGGATGGTGTACCATTTCCACCATTTGTTGAAGCAATTCTAATGGCCATCACAATGGAGTTACTAAGAGAGGCGGGAGCACGTTTGCCGACAACCATTGGTCAAACAATCGGTATTGTGGGGGGGCTTGTAATTGGTGATGCAGCTGTAAAGGCCGGGATTGTTAGCCCGGTTATGGTTGTTGTTGTTGCACTAACCGCAATTGCTTCATTTACTTTGCCAGCCTATAGTGTGGCAATTTCATTTCGATTGGTACGCTTTGTGTTTATGTTTGCGGCGGCATTATTGGGGTTATACGGCATTATCCTCATTTACATTATGATTAATATTCATATTGTAAATCTTAAGAGCATGGGGGTGCCTTATTCGAGTCCATTTGCACCTACATTTTTCAGGGATTGGATGGACCTTGTGTTCCGTGCACCGATACCGCTGTTAACCAAACGTCCGGAATATCTGAAGCCGAATGATAGTATATCAGCGGATAAAGGAGACAAGAAATAA
- the sda gene encoding sporulation histidine kinase inhibitor Sda gives MQDISDEVLVNSYKKALSMDIKKDFISVLEMELMKRDLLVQVKNVL, from the coding sequence ATGCAGGATATTTCGGATGAAGTTTTAGTCAACTCCTACAAAAAAGCGTTGAGTATGGACATCAAAAAGGATTTCATTTCCGTTTTAGAAATGGAATTAATGAAAAGGGACCTTTTAGTTCAAGTTAAAAACGTATTATAG
- a CDS encoding DUF58 domain-containing protein yields the protein MITIKRSFPFPLYYCICEELFPESLNKVDNRTDKYQHMANPAGLEQVRKIKKVVFAGFKRHITLGYQIAEIPRGEHQLFAIRFRTGDLFGFIKKEHVFNVFDNLIAYPNERQVQLTDKMNSYEQGSISAQNTSLKNTNVASGIREYMPGDKFSWIDWKQTAKKNSVMTKEFEQEKSTDTILILDGCGHGNQNVLAFEAAIEISLSLMETIRKQSTQVGFLSIGEKDVFLPLHHDPGKKQFIRQHLTQIQPSGIQPFAVKLKEEAKRLTTGVIAIIITTNLDEPLVENMQKMRQRSKRIIICFVQSANLITDKQRELIQRLQFQGVVINVMTEKQLNQDRIGVRVV from the coding sequence ATGATAACAATCAAACGATCTTTCCCGTTTCCGCTTTATTATTGCATTTGTGAAGAACTGTTTCCTGAATCGTTGAATAAAGTGGATAACCGCACGGATAAATATCAGCACATGGCAAACCCTGCTGGGCTTGAGCAGGTAAGGAAAATAAAGAAAGTCGTATTCGCCGGTTTTAAACGTCACATTACCCTAGGTTATCAGATTGCAGAAATTCCCCGCGGTGAACATCAATTATTTGCCATTCGATTTCGGACAGGCGATCTATTTGGATTTATTAAAAAGGAACATGTTTTCAATGTCTTTGATAATCTGATCGCTTATCCAAACGAACGACAGGTGCAGCTGACCGATAAAATGAACAGTTATGAGCAGGGATCCATTTCTGCACAGAATACTTCACTAAAAAACACCAATGTAGCTTCTGGGATAAGGGAATACATGCCAGGGGATAAATTTTCCTGGATTGATTGGAAGCAAACTGCGAAGAAAAATTCTGTTATGACGAAGGAGTTTGAACAGGAAAAGAGCACCGATACCATACTGATCTTGGATGGATGCGGCCATGGAAATCAAAATGTGTTAGCCTTTGAGGCAGCAATTGAGATAAGCCTTTCATTGATGGAGACTATTCGCAAACAATCCACGCAGGTAGGCTTTCTTTCTATTGGAGAAAAAGATGTCTTTTTACCGTTACACCACGATCCGGGTAAGAAACAATTTATCAGACAGCATTTAACACAAATTCAGCCAAGTGGAATACAACCATTTGCGGTTAAATTGAAGGAGGAAGCGAAACGTCTAACGACAGGAGTTATTGCAATTATCATTACAACAAACTTGGACGAACCATTGGTGGAAAACATGCAAAAGATGAGACAGCGCTCAAAGAGAATTATTATTTGTTTTGTTCAATCGGCTAATTTGATTACGGATAAACAACGTGAACTTATTCAAAGACTGCAGTTTCAAGGTGTTGTCATCAATGTAATGACGGAAAAGCAATTGAATCAGGATAGAATCGGGGTGCGTGTAGTATGA
- a CDS encoding DUF3231 family protein, giving the protein MDQNIDLTASELSQLWGAYMNASLMSKVLAYFHAKVEDKEIEPLIQDALTLEHSHLKQLTSIFEKENKPIPVGFTDKDVDVDAPRLYSDNYFLQYIFQLGSLGIYAFAASVTVATREDVYLFFSTGLSEYNALHQKASLLSLTKGVYTRPPYIPTPNEVDFVKKQSFLAGWFGEQRPLLATEITHLFSNMQRNNLGIATLTGYSQVAKSKDVKEYILRGIGIAQKQVKAFSSILEKSKVPTPMGSDSMVTASNTISPFSDKLIMYHVTGMIGIGIGFYGLSISTTIRRDIAAKYTRLTGEIALYSEDGANLMIENEWLEEPPRMVDRDELAKPKK; this is encoded by the coding sequence ATGGATCAAAACATAGATCTAACCGCATCCGAACTATCACAATTATGGGGAGCGTACATGAATGCAAGCCTAATGTCGAAGGTTTTAGCATATTTTCATGCAAAGGTGGAAGATAAAGAGATCGAACCACTAATTCAGGATGCGCTTACTTTAGAACATTCACATTTGAAACAGTTGACATCCATATTCGAAAAGGAAAACAAGCCGATCCCGGTAGGTTTCACTGATAAAGATGTAGATGTTGACGCCCCCCGCTTATATTCGGATAATTACTTTTTACAATATATTTTTCAACTTGGATCACTTGGTATTTATGCCTTTGCGGCATCCGTAACGGTGGCAACTCGGGAAGATGTTTATCTATTTTTCTCAACTGGATTAAGCGAATACAATGCCCTCCATCAAAAAGCGTCATTACTTTCGTTAACTAAGGGAGTATACACACGTCCGCCATATATTCCAACACCAAATGAAGTGGACTTCGTCAAAAAGCAAAGTTTTCTTGCTGGCTGGTTTGGCGAGCAAAGACCTTTGCTGGCTACAGAAATTACCCACCTATTCTCTAACATGCAGCGAAATAACCTTGGCATCGCCACCCTAACAGGCTACAGTCAGGTCGCTAAATCAAAAGACGTTAAGGAATACATTTTACGTGGCATCGGGATTGCCCAAAAACAAGTAAAAGCATTTAGTTCAATATTAGAGAAAAGCAAAGTTCCAACCCCAATGGGTTCTGATTCAATGGTGACTGCTAGTAATACCATATCCCCTTTTTCGGATAAGCTGATCATGTACCATGTTACGGGAATGATAGGAATTGGAATCGGATTTTATGGATTGAGTATTTCTACTACTATCAGAAGGGATATAGCGGCGAAATATACACGTTTAACGGGAGAAATTGCTCTATATTCTGAGGATGGCGCCAACCTAATGATTGAAAACGAATGGTTGGAAGAGCCACCTCGCATGGTAGATCGTGATGAATTAGCAAAGCCTAAGAAATGA
- a CDS encoding GerAB/ArcD/ProY family transporter has protein sequence MKSFEYGDEKISDKEIMIALPSIVLGVGILSLPKDLASVTISSDGWIGILGGGVIAILITWLLAKLAVKFPNQSFFRFTSVVLSKPVAIIVSLLFAAIWLNVTAFEVRRIADVSKQYLFDSTPVEVIALSFLLVVVYAVSGSRAGLFRLNMMFLPIILFIALAVLVFNIRWFDPNQLLPLFKTDIQGYIKGMHAGVTSYAGFVIVLFYIGLVDNPERTPKLAAYGMCIPVVLYIILFVMCIGVFGHAATTNLIYPTIELAKGVEIPGGFLERFESVFFVIWIMAIFNTTSMALDIVVLCLNSIFTKTNKIKIVILVAPLVYAIGMFPQNIMEVSTFGSTTIDLALIYTVLIGLILFVMAKIRGVKRGAK, from the coding sequence ATGAAAAGCTTTGAGTATGGGGATGAAAAGATCAGCGATAAGGAAATTATGATTGCTTTACCATCAATTGTCCTTGGTGTGGGCATCTTATCATTACCAAAAGATTTGGCTTCAGTAACCATTTCATCAGATGGCTGGATAGGTATACTTGGTGGTGGTGTCATTGCCATTCTAATTACCTGGTTACTTGCTAAGCTTGCGGTTAAATTTCCAAATCAATCATTCTTTCGGTTTACGTCTGTCGTTCTTTCCAAACCAGTTGCGATTATTGTCTCCCTATTATTTGCGGCCATATGGTTAAATGTAACAGCATTTGAGGTTAGAAGGATTGCTGATGTTTCCAAGCAGTATTTATTTGACAGTACACCTGTTGAGGTAATAGCGCTTAGTTTTCTGTTAGTCGTTGTATATGCTGTATCAGGTTCTAGGGCAGGGTTATTTCGATTGAATATGATGTTCCTGCCAATCATTCTTTTTATTGCCCTTGCTGTCCTTGTATTTAATATAAGATGGTTTGACCCCAATCAATTGCTTCCATTATTTAAAACAGACATTCAAGGTTATATAAAGGGAATGCATGCAGGAGTTACCTCTTACGCCGGATTCGTCATTGTTTTATTTTATATAGGACTAGTGGATAATCCCGAGCGAACACCCAAATTGGCTGCTTATGGGATGTGTATACCTGTGGTTTTATATATCATCCTTTTTGTTATGTGTATTGGTGTATTTGGTCACGCGGCAACGACAAATCTCATTTATCCAACCATTGAATTAGCTAAAGGAGTAGAAATTCCAGGAGGATTTTTAGAACGATTTGAATCCGTTTTTTTCGTGATCTGGATTATGGCTATTTTCAATACAACATCAATGGCTTTGGATATCGTTGTTTTGTGCCTCAACTCGATCTTTACGAAAACAAATAAAATAAAAATAGTTATTTTAGTAGCGCCACTTGTTTACGCAATTGGTATGTTTCCACAAAATATAATGGAGGTTTCTACATTCGGTTCTACTACAATTGATCTTGCATTGATATACACTGTATTGATCGGGTTAATTCTATTCGTGATGGCAAAAATTAGAGGGGTGAAGCGGGGTGCAAAATAG
- a CDS encoding transglutaminase TgpA family protein, with amino-acid sequence MNRVMETKTPFIYRAILYAAGFVLFLEWLYPVQEITDTSYLILFVLYAALCFFITLLQMKWWLSFILKGAGLLYILYSLYFEGLFFSKALFSQVISEASINLSALFSQDWYNLTPMFRSLLFLLLIWLMSYLIYYWFVAMNRIFLFVVLTFIYIAVLDTFTVFSAEAAIVRIFIISFISLGLASFMREMDREEIQFLWMKKTAIWVLPLIGVVLLSTIVGYAAPKLDPQWPDPVPFIRSTAEGAGSMDSGSGVVRKVGYGEDDTRLGGSFIQDDTPVFQVTTEEEQYWRIETKDVYTGKGWENSHEPEYIKQDPQNILLKTFDESVETETFTATLQFTGNVQIPKVIYPYGIERFRVAQPIDLLLDNQSGSMIAKFHNNDFMPDFYSMTYESPSFEINSLRQAGTDDPSHIREQYTQLPETLPKRVGELAREVTAGESNRYDIARTLETYFGQNGFAYSTTNVSVPGDGQDYVDQFLFESRVGYCDNYSTSMVVMLRTLDIPARWVKGFTSGQKIENNVGGPGTSIDTYEVTNSNAHSWVEVYFPGKGWVPFEPTQGFSNLADFQFDSTVAMEEDNEATPVMKKDDEKSEPKKDQEEAQGDSTSKHPDTEINWWYIGFGVIAVALLAWSIYLLRFRFQYYVIRIRLKTNKNEKNYQDAYHFLLKQLAHKGLPKESGQTLREYAGRIDRRFDTGTMGELTNSYEEILYTKTRDSIEFNKLSQLWKDLIKRIRS; translated from the coding sequence ATGAACCGTGTAATGGAAACGAAAACGCCTTTTATCTACAGGGCGATTTTGTATGCGGCCGGATTTGTTCTATTTTTAGAATGGCTATATCCCGTACAGGAAATTACGGATACTAGTTATTTAATTTTATTTGTACTGTATGCTGCCCTTTGTTTTTTTATAACATTATTACAAATGAAATGGTGGCTGTCCTTTATTTTAAAAGGTGCAGGGCTTCTCTACATTTTATATTCATTGTATTTCGAGGGGCTTTTTTTTAGTAAAGCTTTATTTTCCCAAGTAATCTCTGAAGCTTCTATTAATTTGTCAGCACTCTTTTCACAGGATTGGTATAATTTAACGCCAATGTTTCGCAGCTTGTTATTCCTGCTGTTAATTTGGTTAATGAGCTATTTAATTTATTACTGGTTCGTAGCAATGAACCGGATATTTTTATTTGTGGTTTTAACCTTTATCTATATTGCTGTTCTTGATACTTTTACCGTCTTTAGTGCGGAGGCAGCAATCGTCAGGATATTCATTATATCCTTCATTTCTCTAGGATTGGCAAGTTTTATGCGGGAAATGGATCGTGAGGAAATCCAATTTCTATGGATGAAAAAGACAGCGATTTGGGTACTTCCGTTAATTGGCGTGGTGCTTCTGTCAACCATAGTAGGATACGCAGCACCAAAGCTGGACCCTCAATGGCCTGATCCAGTTCCTTTTATTAGAAGTACGGCAGAAGGCGCGGGCTCTATGGATAGTGGATCAGGTGTTGTTCGGAAAGTTGGTTACGGGGAAGATGATACCAGGCTTGGCGGGTCATTCATTCAGGACGATACCCCTGTTTTTCAGGTAACCACGGAGGAAGAACAGTACTGGCGCATTGAAACGAAGGATGTATATACGGGGAAAGGCTGGGAGAATTCACATGAGCCTGAATATATCAAACAGGATCCTCAAAATATTTTACTTAAAACGTTTGATGAAAGTGTAGAGACGGAGACGTTTACAGCAACTCTGCAGTTCACCGGTAACGTTCAAATTCCAAAAGTTATTTATCCTTATGGAATTGAGCGATTCAGGGTGGCTCAACCGATCGATTTGCTATTGGATAACCAATCTGGATCAATGATTGCTAAATTTCATAATAATGATTTCATGCCGGACTTTTATTCGATGACCTATGAATCCCCGTCATTTGAGATTAACTCATTGCGACAGGCAGGTACAGATGACCCTTCGCATATAAGGGAACAATATACCCAATTACCTGAAACACTTCCAAAACGTGTTGGGGAATTGGCCAGGGAAGTAACAGCCGGCGAAAGTAACCGCTATGACATTGCGCGGACACTCGAAACGTATTTTGGCCAAAATGGATTTGCCTACAGCACCACAAATGTTTCAGTGCCGGGAGATGGCCAGGACTATGTCGATCAATTTTTATTTGAATCAAGGGTCGGATATTGTGATAATTATTCAACATCTATGGTTGTTATGCTTCGCACGCTTGATATTCCAGCACGATGGGTGAAGGGCTTTACAAGCGGGCAAAAAATTGAAAACAATGTAGGAGGTCCTGGCACATCGATCGACACCTATGAGGTTACAAATTCAAATGCCCATTCTTGGGTTGAAGTTTATTTTCCAGGGAAAGGCTGGGTTCCTTTTGAACCTACGCAAGGATTCTCAAACCTGGCAGATTTTCAGTTCGATTCAACGGTTGCGATGGAGGAGGATAATGAGGCAACCCCAGTTATGAAAAAGGATGACGAGAAATCAGAACCTAAGAAAGACCAGGAGGAAGCTCAAGGGGATTCAACGAGTAAGCATCCTGATACAGAAATTAACTGGTGGTATATAGGATTTGGTGTTATTGCGGTTGCGCTGCTTGCTTGGAGTATTTATTTATTGCGATTCCGGTTTCAATATTATGTTATCAGAATACGGCTTAAAACGAATAAAAATGAAAAGAACTATCAGGATGCTTATCATTTTTTATTAAAACAATTAGCACATAAGGGATTACCGAAAGAATCAGGGCAAACACTAAGAGAATATGCCGGAAGAATTGATCGGCGCTTCGATACAGGAACGATGGGCGAATTAACGAACTCCTATGAAGAAATACTATATACAAAGACAAGGGATTCAATCGAATTTAATAAACTGAGCCAATTGTGGAAAGATTTAATAAAACGCATAAGGTCTTGA
- a CDS encoding AAA family ATPase, whose protein sequence is MKQDTVVYNENIKNVLATINKVMIGKEEAARLSLVALLAQGHVLLEDVPGVGKTMLVRTLAKSLDCDFRRIQFTPDLLPSDVTGISIYNPKELEFEFRGGPILGNIVLADEINRTSPKTQSALLEGMEEKSVTVDGNTISLKQPFFVMATQNPIEYEGTYPLPEAQLDRFLLKLKMGYPSYENELEMLDRMSFDHPIEKISAVMSRSELVGLQEAVKDVYIDKNVQKYIINLVSATRKHPSIYLGVSPRGAIALMRASKALAYIYGRDYVLPDDVKYLAPFVLSHRIILSSEAKYEGMTSDDVLASVVLNTYIPIRKDFN, encoded by the coding sequence ATGAAGCAAGATACGGTTGTATATAATGAAAATATTAAAAATGTCTTAGCAACGATTAATAAGGTAATGATTGGCAAGGAAGAAGCTGCAAGGCTTAGTTTAGTTGCTTTGCTCGCCCAAGGCCATGTATTGCTAGAGGATGTGCCAGGCGTTGGAAAAACGATGCTTGTTCGCACACTGGCAAAATCACTAGATTGTGATTTTAGAAGAATTCAGTTTACCCCGGATCTATTGCCCTCAGACGTTACGGGAATTTCTATTTATAATCCAAAAGAACTAGAATTTGAGTTTCGCGGAGGGCCGATTCTTGGCAATATAGTGCTGGCAGATGAAATTAATCGTACTTCACCAAAGACGCAATCAGCACTTTTGGAGGGAATGGAAGAGAAAAGTGTTACCGTCGATGGGAATACGATTTCACTGAAGCAGCCCTTCTTTGTTATGGCAACACAAAATCCAATTGAATATGAGGGTACATATCCATTGCCAGAGGCGCAGCTCGACCGTTTTTTATTGAAGCTGAAAATGGGTTATCCATCTTATGAGAATGAACTTGAGATGCTGGACCGCATGTCATTTGACCATCCAATTGAAAAGATATCTGCTGTTATGAGCAGATCAGAGCTTGTTGGCTTACAAGAGGCCGTTAAAGATGTTTACATTGATAAGAATGTTCAAAAATATATTATTAATCTAGTGAGTGCAACCCGTAAGCATCCGTCTATTTATCTCGGGGTCAGTCCCCGCGGAGCGATTGCTTTAATGCGCGCATCAAAGGCGCTTGCTTACATCTACGGCAGGGACTATGTACTTCCTGATGATGTAAAGTATCTTGCCCCTTTTGTGCTTTCGCACCGAATCATCCTGTCATCTGAGGCTAAATATGAAGGGATGACGAGTGATGATGTGCTTGCCTCTGTGGTATTGAACACCTACATTCCGATCCGAAAGGACTTTAATTAA
- a CDS encoding Ger(x)C family spore germination protein yields the protein MQNSKGYLLTVCTCIFFLSGCWDQVAIEDRGFVVGTAIDLADQQESDFYNVKMTYQFVVPAGLGAPGESGGPKAFTNISATGKSLFEIIRYVDTQTSRAGYFEHLKVIVVSEEVMKEPELFASVMDDFIRDQEMRRSMKVIVSENDAKNILAVEPDAQKLPAIYIDSILQNNYKSARVIMPVRIGQVHEYLLTDRSYVLPRITTTEDGKRIKENGVAVIHGYNNQMVGTLTGKETKGLNFITHNNDGGTVEFEIDNHLMIYEIQNTKSSIKIEVNDNNKVDISIKIGAEGRIGEMYGSEKLLTPKRFAEIEKGISKKMEKLANQTLKKAQKDLNADIFGFAELLKQRHYDDWQKMKDDWDHGDNIFADCNIKVTANAIVRSVGATDKTKDKGSE from the coding sequence GTGCAAAATAGCAAGGGTTATCTCCTAACTGTCTGTACATGTATCTTCTTTTTATCAGGTTGCTGGGATCAAGTGGCTATTGAAGACCGAGGCTTTGTTGTTGGGACGGCGATCGATTTGGCTGACCAACAGGAATCAGACTTTTACAACGTAAAAATGACCTACCAATTTGTAGTGCCAGCTGGCCTTGGGGCACCTGGTGAATCAGGGGGACCAAAGGCGTTCACAAATATCTCAGCTACTGGCAAGAGCCTGTTTGAAATCATAAGATATGTGGACACCCAAACAAGCAGAGCTGGCTATTTTGAACATCTAAAGGTTATCGTTGTTTCAGAAGAAGTGATGAAAGAACCTGAGTTATTTGCTAGTGTTATGGATGATTTTATCCGTGATCAGGAAATGCGGCGTTCAATGAAAGTAATTGTTTCGGAAAATGATGCCAAAAATATCCTTGCTGTAGAGCCGGATGCCCAAAAGCTTCCAGCTATTTATATTGATTCCATTTTGCAAAACAATTATAAGTCAGCGAGAGTAATAATGCCTGTTAGGATAGGCCAGGTTCATGAGTATTTATTAACAGATAGAAGCTACGTCCTGCCCCGCATTACAACCACCGAGGATGGAAAGAGAATCAAAGAGAATGGTGTCGCAGTAATACATGGTTATAACAACCAAATGGTTGGTACACTAACAGGCAAGGAAACAAAAGGTTTAAACTTTATTACCCATAATAATGACGGCGGAACTGTCGAATTTGAAATTGACAATCATTTGATGATATACGAAATTCAAAATACAAAGAGCTCAATAAAAATTGAGGTAAACGATAATAACAAGGTAGATATATCCATTAAAATTGGAGCGGAGGGCAGGATTGGTGAGATGTATGGAAGTGAAAAACTGTTAACACCTAAACGATTTGCGGAAATTGAAAAAGGGATTAGCAAGAAAATGGAAAAGCTCGCCAATCAAACATTAAAAAAGGCACAAAAAGACTTGAATGCGGACATTTTTGGCTTTGCTGAGTTATTAAAGCAAAGGCATTATGATGACTGGCAGAAAATGAAGGATGACTGGGATCATGGGGATAATATTTTTGCTGACTGCAATATAAAAGTTACAGCAAATGCAATTGTCCGGTCGGTTGGTGCGACGGATAAAACGAAGGACAAAGGAAGCGAGTGA